One window of the Pyrus communis chromosome 17, drPyrComm1.1, whole genome shotgun sequence genome contains the following:
- the LOC137723133 gene encoding stress response protein NST1-like yields the protein MCILCVIQKWSRRVATMLPWLVIPLIGLWGLSQLLPPAFRFEITSPRLACVVVLLVTLFWYEVLMPQLSAWRVRRNAMLRERKRFEAIELHKLRKTATRRCRNCKTPYRDQNPGGGRFMCSYCGHMSKRPVLDLPVPGMGLSNSGIIKVLVEKVGRILTGKVWSENGSMYGQDSLENGNWVGGSITGKSSYCRKDGSSVFGGDESCLAEKSYSGVVNFACKLLTSFFLSVRWLWRKLFRISTSGEDDASDTDHNGSAKRGENGANLNESRGEKARRKAEEKRQARIEKELLEEEERKQREEVARLVEERRRIRDEKKEAERGKSSPPAREKDTKREAEKKRQERRKEKDKGSSKSNSEAEELEKRAGKESERKRDFDKKSDIDRHELLKSGVDFLKGQSTETGHSVKSSYTNNFIQGNAGSRYLDRMRGTIFNSSKAFGGGSFFGKGANTAVTKETQSSSSVDHVHIYAQKRDLYPPERVAARPFMNGDDKSVHRPVHSEPQTGTAPKKSWQQLFTRSSSVPSSSSVNVISRPNAKSQTEVQSPQLSGQSSSVQSFDNPINFGLPSPFVLSTTYPKASTSSSLGFSPAIDPILPRIGEGHHERIPEEPELFEDPCYVPDPVSLLGPVSESLDNFQLDMGTGFVKDMGLERSRTLKNGPASSEVNKPSPIESPMSREKHNNSSRFPSTPKAQDMHASPLDDANANDKGTWQMWNSCPLGHDGLGFAGGSPSWFLPPELNRSNKDDLTHPSSVSLFTSEDQVVSGSQSPKNQSIFLGNGQNGGTFSPVTGSSDHDPWLQKAFFPPLSTAENHCPLRPPGETTKNELIFGSTIRATGNHPFELSQANGWSNGKEWDECSVKGTGDGVGKPSVLRPHSRGLYPTPNVQPLW from the exons ATGTGTATACTTTGTGTGATTCAGAAGTGGTCTCGCCGGGTTGCTACGATGCTTCCTTGGTTAGTTATTCCATTAATAGGACTATGGGGTCTCTCTCAGCTTCTACCACCAGCTTTCCGATTTGAGATAACTTCGCCTAGACTCGCTTGTGTTGTTGTGCTCTTGGTTACTCTCTTCTGGTATGAGGTTTTGATGCCTCAGCTTTCGGCTTGGCGGGTGCGGAGGAATGCAATGCTTAGAGAGAGGAAAAGGTTTGAGGCAATAGAGTTGCACAAGCTGAGGAAAACAGCAACGAGGCGGTGTCGAAACTGCAAGACTCCGTATAGGGATCAGAATCCTGGCGGTGGTCGGTTTATGTGTTCGTATTGTGGGCATATGTCAAAGAGACCAGTTTTAGACTTACCTGTGCCCGGGATGGGACTCTCGAATTCTGGGATCATCAAAGTGTTAGTTGAAAAGGTTGGAAGGATATTGACTGGAAAGGTGTGGTCTGAAAATGGGTCGATGTACGGTCAAGATTCGTTGGAGAATGGAAATTGGGTCGGTGGTTCTATTACTGGGAAGTCTAGTTATTGCAGAAAGGACGGGAGCAGTGTTTTTGGAGGGGATGAGAGTTGTTTGGCAGAGAAGTCGTATTCAGGTGTTGTTAATTTTGCTTGCAAGCTactaacttcttttttcttGAGTGTTAGATGGCTTTGGAGAAAGCTTTTTAGGATTAGTACATCAGGGGAAGATGATGCATCTGACACAGACCATAATGGATCGGCCAAAAGGGGCGAGAATGGGGCCAACTTGAATGAGAGTAGAGGAGAAAAGGCTCGCAGAAAAGCTGAAGAGAAGAGACAGGCTAGGATAGAGAAGGAGCTTTTagaggaggaagaaagaaagcaGAGGGAGGAAGTTGCAAGGTTGGTGGAGGAACGCAGGAGAATTAGGGATGAGAAAAAGGAAGCTGAACGTGGGAAATCATCACCACCTGCAAGGGAAAAAGATACTAAGAGAGAAGCAGAAAAGAAACGACaggaaagaaggaaagagaagGACAAGGGTTCTAGCAAGAGCAACTCTGAAGCAGAAGAGCTGGAAAAGAGAGCAGGTAAGGAAAGTGAACGAAAGCGGGACTTTGACAAGAAGAGTGATATTGACCGCCACGAACTTCTGAAATCAGGGGTAGATTTTCTTAAGGGACAAAGCACAGAGACGGGGCATAGTGTAAAAAGttcatatacaaacaattttattCAGGGAAATGCTGGATCTAGGTACCTGGACCGTATGAGGGGTACAATTTTTAATTCTTCAAAGGCCTTTGGTGGTGGTAGTTTCTTTGGAAAGGGTGCTAATACTGCAGTGACAAAAGAAACCCAATCTAGCAGTTCTGTAGATCATGTCCATATTTATGCCCAGAAGAGAGACTTATATCCACCTGAGCGCGTAGCTGCGAGACCTTTTATGAATGGAGATGATAAGAGCGTCCACCGCCCT GTTCACTCAGAACCACAGACAGGGACTGCACCCAAAAAATCATGGCAGCAATTGTTTACTCGTTCATCTTCCGTGCCTTCATCATCTAGTGTAAATGTAATAAGTAGACCAAATGCAAAGTCTCAGACAGAAGTTCAAAGTCCTCAGTTATCTGGTCAGTCCTCGTCAGTACAATCATTTGATAATCCAATCAACTTTGGGCTGCCATCACCATTCGTTTTATCAACTACCTATCCAAAAGCATCTACTAGCAGCAGTTTAGGTTTTTCACCTGCAATTGATCCCATACTTCCTCGCATTGGTGAAGGGCATCATGAACGTATACCTGAGGAGCCAGAGCTTTTTGAAGACCCATGTTACGTCCCTGATCCAGTATCCTTGCTTGGGCCTGTTTCTGAGTCACTTGATAATTTTCAATTGGACATGGGGACTGGTTTTGTGAAAGATATGGGATTGGAGAGGTCTCGCACATTGAAGAATGGACCTGCTTCTTCTGAAGTGAACAAGCCATCTCCAATTGAGTCACCAATGTCACGAGAAAAGCATAATAACTCTAGTCGCTTCCCTAGTACCCCAAAGGCCCAAGATATGCATGCTTCACCCCTGGATGATGCAAATGCAAATGATAAGGGAACGTGGCAAATGTGGAACAGTTGTCCTCTTGGTCACGATGGTCTAGGTTTTGCAGGTGGCTCTCCAAGCTGGTTTTTGCCTCCAGAACTAAACAGATCAAACAAGGATGATCTCACACACCCTTCATCAGTATCACTATTTACTTCAGAAGATCAGGTTGTTTCTGGCTCTCAATCTCCTAAGAATCAGAGCATTTTTCTTGGCAATGGCCAGAATGGCGGAACTTTTAGCCCTGTTACTGGTTCCAGTGATCATGATCCTTGGTTGCAGAAAGCCTTTTTTCCTCCATTGTCAACTGCTGAAAACCATTGTCCTCTCAGACCTCCGGGCGAAACTACTAAGAATGAACTGATTTTTGGGAGTACCATCAGAGCTACTGGAAACCATCCATTTGAGCTGTCTCAAGCAAACGGGTGGTCAAA CGGAAAGGAATGGGATGAATGCTCTGTGAAGGGAACGGGGGACGGTGTTGGAAAGCCATCTGTGTTGAGGCCTCATAGCAGGGGTCTGTATCCCACCCCGAATGTACAGCCGCTttggtaa